One segment of Brassica napus cultivar Da-Ae chromosome C3, Da-Ae, whole genome shotgun sequence DNA contains the following:
- the LOC106384371 gene encoding uncharacterized protein LOC106384371 translates to MQQIEKHTLLSPFYLSLFLLTQISQQPFFLPMAELRSGVLFKLLEEMGVGKARRNVDQRPVLLQIRSIIPVLAAGGLWPNKGFFLRISDSSHSMYASLPREENDLVLYDKLQIGQLIFVEKLEFAYPVPMIKGIRPTPGRRACTGEPIDLIPKERIEKFCASLSDTEESYDEQVKRPRRTRWSSSSVSEMNVTDFGLLKNLSSVMEERDDTESMVSNCSSSLSSAARRRSWMGLGDARKRRDSLDPSMVKSHVHDIRLHVSRTRSYPAASPSPSVRSCGVIEEKSSSRTRRRDSVVSPSPKWAKSLSYGSGSNKSKNLLLPPRSNTLESSDSISRKRSWTETEILWNSLPPRVANLGKEILRQRDKAIRAASQALLEASAAERLLKCLRYVLQVNVTSSSSNVLTENDMFRSYSELSDKRNQHHHNHQPPIGEFLSFQDELSKSRLIIKSLSTEETEHCNSRTGEERREKATQWIKSALATDLKPVSLPASKPKQSPARKSFTLIAQETNNREDNTRERDMASGERKERLSRAARELRNLVKEEGRRWYLSRVEKYLDEISNVTKWREMSSQQVGETMYQIKRVSDWLDAMVKGEEEEQEEEEVVMMMTESEREACGRVRNKIYRILLRHVEKTSLLSHQRNTNLMSHQQYY, encoded by the exons ATGCAGCAGATTGAGAAACACACCCTTCTTTCTCCTTTCTatctctctctgtttcttctcACACAAATCTCCCAACAGCCATTTTTTCTACCAATGGCAGAACTGAGATCAGGTGTTCTATTCAAGCTTCTAGAGGAAATGGGTGTAGGAAAAGCGCGAAGAAACGTTGATCAAAGACCAGTTTTGCTTCAGATAAGAAGCATAATCCCCGTCCTAGCAGCTGGAGGGTTATGGCCAAACAAAGGCTTCTTCTTGAGAATCTCAGACTCATCGCATTCAATGTACGCCTCCTTGCCGAGAGAAGAGAACGACCTTGTCCTCTACGACAAGTTACAGATAGGTCAGTTGATATTCGTCGAGAAGCTTGAGTTTGCTTATCCGGTTCCTATGATCAAAGGCATCAGACCAACACCAGGTCGAAGGGCTTGCACCGGTGAACCTATCGACCTGATCCCTAAAGAACGTATAGAGAAGTTCTGTGCAAGCCTGTCTGATACAGAGGAAAGCTATGATGAACAAGTGAAGAGGCCGAGAAGGACGAGATGGAGCAGTTCAAGCGTCTCCGAGATGAATGTCACAGATTTTGGGTTGTTGAAGAATCTCTCGAGTGTAATGGAGGAGAGGGATGATACAGAGTCAATGGTTTCAAAttgctcttcttctttgtcttcagCAGCTAGGAGAAGAAGTTGGATGGGTTTGGGTGATGctagaaaaagaagagattcaTTAGATCCATCTATGGTTAAGAGTCATGTTCATGACATCAGATTACATGTTTCAAGAACTCGAAGTTATCCTGCT gctTCTCCCTCTCCTTCTGTGAGGAGCTGTGGAGTGATAGAAGAGAAGTCAAGTAgtagaacaagaagaagagatagTGTTGTTTCACCGTCTCCAAAATGGGCTAAGAGTTTAAGCTATGGAAGTGGAAGTAACAAGAGTAAGAACCTTCTTCTTCCACCTAGAAGCAATACCCTAGAATCCTCGGATTCGATATCGAGGAAAAGAAGCTGGACAGAGACAGAGATTCTCTGGAACTCACTTCCTCCCAGAGTTGCAAACCTAGGAAAG GAGATTCTGAGGCAGAGAGATAAGGCTATTCGCGCTGCGTCTCAAGCTTTGTTAGAGGCTTCAGCTGCTGAAAGATTGCTCAAATGTCTAAGGTATGTGCTACAAGTAAATGTAACTTCTTCCTCAAGCAATGTTCTCACTGAAAATGATATGTTTAGGTCATATTCGGAGCTTTCAGACAAGAGAAATCAACACCATCATAATCATCAGCCACCTATAGGAGAGTTCTTGAGTTTCCAAGATGAGTTAAGCAAGAGCAGGCtaatcataaaatcattatCAACTGAAGAAACAGAGCATTGCAACTCAAGAACGGGAGAGGAAAGACGCGAAAAGGCGACTCAGTGGATCAAATCAGCTTTAGCTACGGATCTCAAACCGGTTTCTTTACCCGCAAGTAAGCCTAAGCAGAGTCCCGCGAGAAAGAGTTTTACCCTAATCGCTCAAGAAACCAATAACCGTGAAGACAACACAAGGGAAAGAGACATGGCGTCgggagagagaaaggagaggtTAAGCAGAGCAGCAAGAGAACTCAGAAACTTGGTAaaggaagaaggaagaaggTGGTACTTGAGTCGTGTTGAGAAGTATTTAGATGAGATCAGTAACGTAACAAAGTGGAGAGAGATGAGTAGTCAGCAAGTAGGGGAAACGATGTATCAGATAAAGCGAGTGAGTGATTGGTTAGACGCTATGGTTAAAGGAGAAGAGgaggaacaagaagaagaggaagtggtgatgatgatgacagAGTCCGAAAGAGAGGCTTGTGGTAGAGTGAGGAACAAGATTTATAGGATTCTTTTGAGACATGTTGAGAAAACTTCTTTGTTAAGTCATCAACGTAATACCAATCTCATGTCTCATCAACAATACTACTGA
- the LOC106386481 gene encoding uncharacterized protein LOC106386481, with the protein MEGLIPYLIHAIKKHHKSQHMRYRSMSEGSSHSYRPLMMGQEGSSSYQGSSHRRTRSEYTPPVIMDMFDHTLCQDSVNKDSSAQNIATNTQLALRR; encoded by the coding sequence ATGGAGGGGTTAATTCCATATCTGATTCATGCTATCAAGAAACACCACAAGTCTCAGCATATGAGGTATCGGTCGATGTCTGAAGGATCGAGCCATAGCTACAGACCATTAATGATGGGACAAGAAGGTTCTTCTTCGTATCAGGGATCTTCTCACCGTCGAACAAGATCAGAGTACACGCCACCTGTGATAATGGATATGTTCGATCACACATTATGTCAAGATTCTGTGAATAAAGATTCTTCTGCTCAGAATATAGCAACAAATACTCAGCTTGCACTTAGACGTTGA
- the LOC106389263 gene encoding dual-specificity RNA methyltransferase RlmN, producing MKMKSVFDAPEIKSEFESAGINPNFMIPIWKYVIQNPDCVWDEIPSLPTAAYTLLHSKFETFTSSLHSLFHSSDGTTSKLLIKLQNGAFVEAVIMRYDTRLGMCGGKPRPGGVRSTLCISSQVGCKMGCTFCATGSMGFKSNLTSGEIVEQLVHASRLADIRNIVFMGMGEPLNNYNAVVESVRAMLKQPFQLSPKRITISTVGVVHAINKLHNDLPGISLAVSLHAPVQEIRCQIMPAARAFPLQKLMDALQAFQKNSQQKIFIEYIMLDGVNDQEENAHQLGELLKTFQVVINLIPFNPIGSTSQFKTSTKQSVSIFQKILRETYNIRTTVRKEMGQDISGACGQLVVNQPDNKRPAEPLRDIEDLHL from the exons ATGAAGATGAAATCTGTATTCGATGCTCCGGAGATCAAATCGGAGTTCGAATCAGCGGGaataaaccctaatttcatgATTCCGATCTGGAAGTATGTAATTCAGAATCCCGATTGCGTTTGGGACGAGATCCCTTCATTGCCCACCGCCGCATACACTCTCCTCCATTCAAAGTTCGAGACTTTCACTTCGTCTCTCCACTCCCTCTTCcactcctccgatggcaccacCTCTAAACTCCTCATCAAGCTCCAG AATGGAGCTTTTGTGGAAGCTGTGATAATGAGATATGATACTCGGTTGGGGATGTGTGGAGGGAAGCCACGCCCTGGAGGTGTGAGATCTACTCTATGCATTTCATCCcag GTTGGTTGCAAAATGGGCTGCACCTTCTGCGCAACTGGTAGCATGGGATTCAAAAGTAATTTAACATCAGGAGAAATTGTGGAGCAGCTTGTCCACGCCTCTCGCCTAGCTGATATACGCAACATCGTATTCATG GGAATGGGAGAGCCTTTAAATAACTACAATGCTGTTGTTGAATCTGTGCGTGCCATGTTAAAGCAGCCTTTTCAGCTCTCACCCAAGAGAATTACCATTTCAACT GTTGGAGTTGTTCATGCGATAAACAAGCTTCACAATGATCTACCAGGTATAAGTTTAGCGGTATCTCTTCATGCACCAGTTCAAGAAATCCGCTGCCAGATCATGCCAGCGGCTAGAGCCTTTCCTCTTCAAAAGCTCATGGATGCACTTCAAGCTTTCCAGAAAAACAG TCAGCAGAAGATCTTCATTGAGTACATCATGCTTGATGGAGTAAATGATCAAGAGGAGAACGCTCATCAACTAGGCGAATTGCTAAAGACATTTCAAGTG gtgaTAAATTTGATACCGTTCAACCCAATTGGGTCCACAAGCCAGTTCAAAACCAGCACCAAACAAAGCGTCTCGATCTTCCAGAAGATCCTTAGGGAAACCTACAATATACGAACCACGGTTCGCAAAGAAATGGGTCAGGATATTAGCGGTGCTTGCGGCCAGCTAGTTGTGAACCAACCTGACAACAAGAGACCAGCAGAACCACTTAGAGACATTGAAGATCTGCATCTCTAA